Below is a genomic region from Catenuloplanes atrovinosus.
CCTGCTCGGCATGCGGGCAGATGATCAAGAAGGCAGCAGACCCTCGAGTCGCCGGTTCACCGCGGCGAGCGTGGCGCGCACGACGGCCTGCCGCCGGTCGCCGCTGACCACGGCCGAGCCGCTGAGCTGCTCCACCCAGCCGTCGCAGGCCAGCAGCAGGACCACCAGCGCGACCTCGGTGGTGCCGAATGGGACCACGGCCGCGTGCTCGACGTAACAGCGGCCCGGCTCCTCGCCCTTCTCGTCGGAGCGCAGCAGCTCGTCCACGGCGGAGGCGGCCGCGACCGAGCAGAGGCGCAGCACGTAGCCGTCCACGGCCGGTCCGGTGGCGACGCCGGTGGCAACCTGCTCGCCGACCGCCAGCTCCACCTCCACGGTCACGTCCAGCCCGACCGTCCGGGTCTGCACGTGCTCTATCAGCACGCGCGGGCCGGGACGGCCGCCCGGGTCGAGCGCGGGCGGGCCCACCACGGCCGTGGTGGGCTGGCCGGGCAGATAGCCGGCCACCACCTGCTCGCCCTCGTCGACGGCGACCGGCTCGACCGGGGTCTCCGCGGGCGCGGCCGCCCGGCGGCGCCGCGCGGGCTCGTCGGCCGGGGCCGGCTGCGCGGGAACGCTCGGCGCGCTCTGGCCGGGCCGCACGCCGGGCTGGATCGGCACGTGCGCGGAGGCCGCGGCCGGCTCCGGCTTCGGTGCGGCGGTGGGACGCGGCAGGTAGCTGACGCCGCTGCGGGTCTGCGGGCGGGCCGACGGCTCGGCCGGTGCCTCCGCGGGCGGGCGGATCGGCGTGACCGAGGCCGGGACCGCCGCCCCGCCGATCGGCAGGCCCTCCTGCGAGGACGCGGCCAGGCCCATGCGCTCCTGGAGCAGCCGGGCGACCATCCGGGAGACCTCGGCCGGGTCGGCGCCGTCGGTCAGGTCCAGCCGGAGCTTGTGCGCGCCGCTCTCGGTGACGTGCACGGTCGCGTGCCGCACGCCGGCGACCTCGCGCACCGCGAGCTGGATCGCGTCCACGTCGAACCCGTCCGGGCGGTCCCGCTCCGGCGTGGAGTCCTCGCGGCGCAGGCTGTCCGCGATCCGGGCCAGGTCGGGCGCGTCGGCGGCCGGCGGACCGGCGACCGGCGCCGCGGGTATCAGCGGCACGTCGTCCGACGGCACCCGCTTGGGCAGTGCCTCCGGCGCGCGGCCGAAGTCGTCGAACTCGTCGCGGCCGGCCGGCAGCAGGCCGGGAGGCGGCGGGTACGCCGGGTAGCCCTCCGGATAGGAGGGCTGACGGAAGGTCGGCTCGTCCGCAGGGTCCGGCACCGCGCGACGGCGGCCCTCCTCCGGCGCGCCCTCGCGGCGGCTGTCCAGGTCCAGCGGGCGGAACTCGCGGCGGCCGGCCGTGCGCGGCGCGGCCTCCCGAAGCTCCGGGCTCTCCTCGGCCGCGCGGGACGACCGGCGCGGCGGCAGTTCGTCGTCGGTCTCGGCCGCACGGGCCTCGCTGGACCGGCGCGGCGCGTAGGCCGGCCGGTCCCGGTGCTGCGCGTCCTCCGGCGCCTCGTCCGGGGCGGCCGTGGGGGCCGACGCGGTCGCGGGCGCGTCGGCGGGCGACTCCGCGCGGTCCCGGCCGAAGCCGCGGCCGAACTCCGGCGAGCGCCGGCGCATCCCCTCCAGCAGGCGGCCGCCGGCCTCACCGCGGTCGCGCGGCTCGCGCCCCTGGCGGGTCGGCAGGCCCTCCGGTGAGTCGCTCAGTCGTACCCCGTTGACCTCGGTGTCCGTCAGCTCGGCCCGGGACGGCTCGGCGCGCCCCTCGCGGGCGAGGCCGCCGTCGATCGCGCGCAGCCCACCGGTGGGGCTGTCGCCGCGACGGCCGAAGCGCGGCTCGTCCGCACGCACCGGCTCGGGCTGCCGCGGGTTGACCGGGCGCAGCGGCTCGACCGAACGCGGCCCGCTGACCTGGCGCGGCGTGGTGCCGGAGCGCTGGCCACCGATCGGGCGCGGGCCGCCGTAGCGGCGCGCCGCGGCATCCGGGTCGGAGTCGCCGTGACCCCAGCCGGCCTCGCCGGGCGGGTGCCACGAGTCACGCGGTGTGATCTCGGACTCGGTCTGCTCGCCCTGGTACGCGGGGCGCGGCAGGAGACCGGCGTCCTCCAGGTCACCTTCGTACGGGTACGGGGGCGCGCTGGCCGGCACCTGAGCGGCCGGCAGCGGGGGTTGCGGCTCTACCGGGTGCTCCTCGTGATCATGGCCGTTGACCGGCCGACGCTGGGCCCGGCCGGGGGTGGCCGGTGGGGACGGAGACAGCTGCGCCATCAGGTCCGCGTACCGGGCCTGCGGATCGATCCACGCCGCGTCCCGGTCACTCGCCTGGCGCCACGCCGGGGGCATCGGCTCCGGCTCGAGCGAGGGACCCGCGTTCGACCATGCGGAATCGACCGGCGCCCAGCCGTTCGGCCGGGTCCGGTCGTCACGCGGAGCCGCACCGTTATGGTTTTCACCCGGCGTGGCGTCGTCCGCTTCCCTCGATTCGTCCACCGTGCGCTCCTCCGTCGCCCCCGCTGAGGCTACCGTGTGCTGACAGCAGCGATAAGTTGCTACGTCGGGCTAATTCGGCAACCGGGCGGGTGAGTGGTGGAAACCACGTCGCGCCGGATACTGAAGCCCGTGGCGGGAGCGGCGCACACTCCGCTCGCAGCAAGGAGGTAGATCAATGACCGCAGCGTCGGGGGGCGCACAAACGGCGGGACGGCCCACGCGTCTGCCGCGCTCCGCGCGCCGCAAGCAGTTGCTCGCCGCCGCGCAGGAGGTCTTCGTCGCGCAGGGTTACCACGCGGCCGCGATGGACGACATCGCGGAGCGGGCCGGCGTCTCCAAGCCGGTGCTCTACCAGCACTTCCCGGGCAAGCTCGAGCTCTACCTGGCGCTGCTGGACACGCACTGCGAGGCGATCGTCGCCAAGGTCCAGGCCGCGATGCGCGCGACGCCGGACAACAAGGAGCGCGTCCGGGGCGCCGTCACCGCGTACTTCGACTTCGTCGACCACGAGAGTGAGGCGTTCCGCCTGGTCTTCGCGTCCGACCTGCGGAACGAGCCGGCCGTGCGGGAGCGGGTGGAGCGGGTCGAGAAGGGCTGCATCGCGGCGCTGACCGACACCATCATCTCGGACACCGGCGTCAACCGGGCGCACGCGGAACTGCTGGCGTCCGGCCTGGTCGGGGCCGCGGAGACGGCCGCGCAGTTCTGGCTGGCGAACGGCCGGCAGATCCCGAAGCAGGAGGCGGAGTCGCTGCTGACCGCCCTGCTGTGGCGCGGCATCGCCAGCTTCCCGCTCCAGGGTGATCCCACACCGTAGGGCGGAGAATTCAGCTCTGCGCGAGCACGGCGGTTGAGCTGCCGATCGGCGCCTCGGATCGGCTAGCCTTCGGAACGGAACATCTTCGTCCCATGAGGAGGACCCGTGGAGGTCAAGATCGGCGTCCAGTACGCGCCGCGCGAGCTCGTGCTGGAGAGCGGACAGACGCCGGACGAGGTCGAAAAGGTCGTGACCGAGGCGATCAACGGCGACGGTGTCCTGACCCTCACCGACGAGAAGGGCCGCAAGGTCATTGTCCCGGTGACGAAGGTCGCGTACGTGGAGATCGCAGAGGCCAGCCAGCGGTCGGTCGGCTTCACCGCTCGCTGAGCACACGATGTGACCGAGCCGCCGGGCCGCTGGGCCCGGCGGCTCAGTTGTTGAGGTCGAGCGCGTCCATCCGCGCGGTGTGCGCCGTCATCAGGCGCTGGAAGAGCTTCTGCACGCCGTCCTCGTGCCCGGTGCCGGTGACGATCAGCTCGGTCAGCGGCGCGCGCTCGGCCGCCACCCGCTGCGCGTGCGAGAGCGTCTCGCCGACCAGCCGCCGGGCCCACATGGAGAGCCGGTTCGCGACCTTGGGGTCCTCCTCGATCGCGGCCCGCAGCTCCGCCTCGGCGAACGCGGCGTACCGGCCGTCGTGGAGCACCCGCCGCACCAGGTCGCCGTCGGGCGCGTCGAGCAGCGCCGCCACCTCGGCCAGGAAGTCGTCCGCGATGCCGTCGCCGACGTAGACCTTGGTCAGTGCCTCCAGCCAGTCCTTCGGCTCGGTGGCGTCGTGGTACTCCTCGACCGGGCGCACGTACGGCGCCATCGCCCGCTCCGGGTCGGCGCCGTGCTCCGCGAGCCGGGCCGCCACCCGCTGGTAGCCGTCCACCTCCACCGCCGCCATCTCGCCGAGCGTCGCCCGCCGGCGCAGGTCGGGTGCGAGCGCGGCGTCGCGCGCCATCCGCTCGAACGCGAGCAGCTCGCCGAACGCCACCAGCCCGAGCAGCTCCACCACGGGGGCGCGAAGATCTTGTGATCGTGAATCGTCACCGGACACGAGCGCAGGCTACCGCTCAACGCTGAACGCGGCAGCGAACCGCCGTGACCAGCGGCGCACAACCTCCGTGTGACGCACGCCACTAACCGGCACCCCAGCCGAATCGAGATATTCCACCTGAGGTGCCGTTCATGCTGGTCGGGTATGCTGGCAGCAGATCAGGCGCAGGTATCGATTTCATCGCCGCGACGCAGCCCGGACAGCGAGACTGACGTCGGCCGATGAACCCAAGCCCTGCGACGGCGTGCGGGCCCGCGGACGTCTCTCGACGACCGCGCGCGGCCCGCGCCTCGACCCACACGCGCCCTCGAAACGACGCGGGGCGCACCACGAGAGGGCACCCCCAAAACTTTATGAACGACATCGAAGAGCAGGAGAACGCTCCCACCCGAGTCCCGGCCGCCGACGACAAACCCACCTTCGCCGAGCTCGGCGTGCGCGACGAGACCGTCGCCGCGCTGGCCGCCGCCGGCATCGAGCGCGCGTTCGCCATCCAGGAGTACGCGCTGCCCATCGCGCTGCGCGGCTCCGACATGATCGGCCAGGCACCGACCGGCACCGGCAAGACGTTCGCGTTCGGCCTCCCGCTGGTCGACCGCGTGTTCGCGCCCGGCGAGGGCGGCGACGGCGTCCCGCAGGCGCTGGTCGTGGTGCCGACCCGCGAGCTGGGCCTCCAGGTCGCGAAGGACCTGGCGATGGCCGGCAGGACCCGCGGCGTGCGGGTGCTGCCGATCTACGGCGGCGTCGCCTACGAGTCCCAGACCGACGCGCTGCGCGCCGGCGTGGAGATCCTGGTCGGCACGCCCGGCCGCCTGATGGACCTGGCGAAGCAGAAGAAGCTGCGCCTCGACCGGATCCGCGCGCTGGTGCTGGACGAGGCCGACCGCATGCTCGACCTCGGCTTCCTGGACGACGTGGAGAAGATCCTCGCCATGCTGCCGGAGGACCGGCAGACCATGCTGTTCTCCGCGACCATGCCGGACCCGATCGTCACGCTCGCCCGCCGCTTCCTGCGGCATCCGGTGACCGTGCACGCGGGCCACACGGTGGAGACCGGGCCGTCGCCGCAGACGCTCCAGGTGGCGTACCGGACGCACCCGATGAACAAGATCGAGATGGTGGCCCGCATCCTCCAGGCGCGCGGCCGGGGTCTCACGATGATCTTCACG
It encodes:
- a CDS encoding TetR/AcrR family transcriptional regulator — encoded protein: MTAASGGAQTAGRPTRLPRSARRKQLLAAAQEVFVAQGYHAAAMDDIAERAGVSKPVLYQHFPGKLELYLALLDTHCEAIVAKVQAAMRATPDNKERVRGAVTAYFDFVDHESEAFRLVFASDLRNEPAVRERVERVEKGCIAALTDTIISDTGVNRAHAELLASGLVGAAETAAQFWLANGRQIPKQEAESLLTALLWRGIASFPLQGDPTP
- a CDS encoding DUF3107 domain-containing protein; translated protein: MEVKIGVQYAPRELVLESGQTPDEVEKVVTEAINGDGVLTLTDEKGRKVIVPVTKVAYVEIAEASQRSVGFTAR
- a CDS encoding ferritin-like fold-containing protein — its product is MSGDDSRSQDLRAPVVELLGLVAFGELLAFERMARDAALAPDLRRRATLGEMAAVEVDGYQRVAARLAEHGADPERAMAPYVRPVEEYHDATEPKDWLEALTKVYVGDGIADDFLAEVAALLDAPDGDLVRRVLHDGRYAAFAEAELRAAIEEDPKVANRLSMWARRLVGETLSHAQRVAAERAPLTELIVTGTGHEDGVQKLFQRLMTAHTARMDALDLNN